The DNA sequence cttttttatttactaattctttttgccgccccttcgtttttgccgcccatgCTTTTGCCATCCCCTTCTTcgtccgccgccccttcgttttggccacccctgcttttaccccggggggctggcccccaaagccccccacccccacaaaaaaaaatacgcgcatgacccaccgggtggtcaggtgaccggaggagggtggtcaggtgaccggaggagtgtaaccactacgctgaatgaagacgccgtgatggcgtcgcaagctacgCCTTTGTTctactcagactctgaaaaggtaactttttaagcgaATGATAATATTTTGTGTTCATTTTAATAGTCTAATGGGATCATGAAACGCAAAGTCTGTGTGATTGGAGCTGGTATCAGCGGTCTTCCTACAGCAGTTCATATTCTTGAGCAGAATGCTGGTGCAGTAGAAGTGACCATTATCGCAGACACTTTTCACCAGACACAACAGGGGACGGTGCTACCGGATGGTGGGCGCCATTTCTACCGGGAGATACTCCTTTGGAAAACGCGAGGTACGAGCTTTTCTCATTTTCTTCATTATTTTGTAGAAAACGCACCGGCAATgtaaaattataatcataaaatGTTTAGTTATAAATTGCTACCATTTTGATAGTGTTGTGTTTttgtgatcatgatgatgttgTAATTTTGATTTCAGACGCTGGGGTAAGGCGACATGGGATCATTACACAGCCCTTTTTCGTTCTGGACAGGCGCCGGACGTTGGTATTCAACTCGTACATGGCTACGATGTTTTTGACACAGTCCAAGAGGTCCGGAACCCatttaattcaaaaattaaatttaaaatatcgaaaattaatttgtaaaatatcACTATAAATCTATTTATTATAATCAGATACCGTAAAATCTTGATAGTTATAGCATAATTATGTACTTagtatcgagcgcttttgaaaacatgaaattgtaccaatcgCTTTACCAACTGGGCTAATGGGGTTGAGGCACACATTTGCAAGTTGGGGTGTGCGTATATAACGATGTGTATccgtgatttgctcaaaacccttcacacttttgtggatggggctcttcatgtttgcatggtcgatagtaagcatggtaagcacattatgctaactattgagtttttacggtattcgtGTTCATTGATTATGCATGGAAAGATAaaatctatataaaaaaaaattgtatacaCATTTTTGCCCCAAAAGATACAACTATTCATTCAAAGTGACAGTTGATGCCAGTGGCACGGCGTAgagtgggtggtggtggtgggggcacCGAGCATGATTGGGAGCACCGGGTCTtattgggggggcacaagccgttttttgacaattttcctatgggagtttctaaattttgcccccccctcgcccctatgacgctacgccactggttggtGCTCTCGTTCAATTATGAGAAGTTATACCACTATTCCCGAATCACTGCGTCGAGGCCCTTTTATCGAGGTCTTCAATTACGTTTGTTTGGTAGGATCCTTACTGGAAAGATGACGTCATTGGTTACCGTCGAGTGTCATCTCAAGAACTAAAGGAGCTTTTCCCACCAAACTCTGGATTACGGTAAGCTCTGAATctatttgacttttttttcaaaagcatAGGCATTAACATCATGAAAGTAGCATCCGGTAGAGCATGCTGACAGGTTTGCGACCAACTCCTTGCTGAAGCTGGCCTGCCATTCCACATGCTGGCTGGATCTTTGATGACTGACAAATTTTGATCGTGGTATCTCGAGTTCTCGACTGCAAGGTCATGAAGTCCATCGAAGTCTAGGATCTGTGGCTTTGTGTGTTTGGTATCAGTTGAAACTGCAGTTCCGGAGCTTCCTTGTATAGATACGATGAAAAATTGCTGCTACAACAGTCCTTCGATGGTGTGCGGCTGAATTGATGCGCTTAGCTCTGTATTGGATAATTTAACATATTATTCTTTAATCAATACGGAAGTAATACGTCGATGAGATATTTTTTCATACTACTATCCCTTCTACGATGAAGACTGCTTTGTATCTGAAGATTTTTAACATATTATTATAAAATTTTCTTAATGTAGTTCTGGTCGAGCGTACACTTCTTATGTTACGGAATGCGACAAGTATTTGCCATGGCTTTTGGACAGGTAAgacttttgtttatttgttttaagataaataataatataacttCAAAACCGAGGAATAAAAATATAGTTCTGTTTAAATccatatactgtaaaagtagaaattttcgcgaggtttttattttcgcgaatttcgcgagtggacataaaatcgcgaaaataaaaactcgcgaaaataaccttttgcattaggtttctattgtatcaatatcaaaaccgcaaaatttaattctcgcgcaattgacaaaatcttcaaaatcgcgaaaatatcttctcgcgaaaatattgacttttacagagTATATCCATTTTATATGACATTTCAAAGTTATCTTAAATACTTTGTTATTTCTTTGCAAAGATTCCTGCAGCAAGGAGGTAAAGTTCAACAAAGGCGTGTCCAATCCATAGGCGAGGTAAGCACATAAAGACATGCGATACCGTATaccaatataataattatttaaagcaAGGATACATGAAACAGGTTTAGGTTCACGAATGCATGGTTATCATCATTCGAGTGATCATGGTAATGCAAAAGCACGGTGACGTCATCAAACTATTGCCTTTTTGGCAACTGACACAGAAATTGTTCAAGATAGGGTACATAGAAAAAATGGCAACAGCAATAGATGAAACTGGCAAAGACATGAATCTCAAACTCAACGTGAGGAAAACAAAACTTCTTGTCGCAGAGGCAGTAGAAAAAGAGTACAACATCACAATTGATGGAGAAAAAGTAGAACAGGTCGACCACTTCAAGTATCTGGGCTCAGTAAAAACATCAAATGCAAATTGCACGGCTGACATCAAAGCCAGGATTGGAATGTCCAAAGGAAGCATGATCGAACTTCAGGATTTGTGGAATGATCGAAACCTTCCAACAGAACTGAAAATGAAACTGATCAAGATACTGGTATGGAGTGTACTCCTTTATGGCCTGGAGGGCTGGACTATGACCAAAGCAGATGAGAACCGGGTGCTTGCTGCTGAAATGTGGTTCTGGAGAAGAATGCTAAACATCAGTTGGAAGGAAAAAAGAACAAACAGGAGCATCCTTGAGGAACTTGGTATGAAGAGACAGCTGCTTGGAGAGTTGGTGACCGTGACAAGAAAGCTAACCTACCTTGGTGACATCCTTAGAGGAAGTGGCAGTGCATTAACACTCCAGATAATAGAAGGAAAAGTTGAAGGGAGAAGCTGGAGAGGAAGACAGAAGAAACAATGGTttgacaacatcaaagaatggaCAGGAATGAACCTAGTGCAAGCCAAGCGTCTAGCTCAAAACAGAACAGCTTGGAAGGAGATATGGAGATGCAGCCAGATGGTAGCCAATCGTCAGTAGTGACGGCggccgaagaagaagaagaagaagggtaCCAATACACTTCAAAATGATATGacttaaaatgatattaaaacatttaataCTAAAACAAATAGTGGCAGTGTGTGCAAATTGTGTTTCACCTCCGCTAAAGGGCTCATCAACAGAGTTTGTCAATAAATCAAAAAACGTGATATACTTGACTTATTTCGGCATTTCACCCCATCATTTGATGTCGTTTAGACGCCAAAAGCAATGTTTACttgattttgattacttttgatccaaacacaaggaaataattcctacctcggagtTTTCAGATGGTACTTCATCTTTcgtcagcgagtgagtgactgtatcaggtcgtgatctttttgacctttgacctgataacagactcgtagactcccgGAAGTTTGAACCAGCATCTGTCTTTGTTGAAAGATGGTTTGAACTTCCAGGAGTCTACAAGTCTGTTATCAGGCCAAAGGTCAgaaagatcacgacctgatacagacactcactcgctgatgaaagatggagtaccatctgaaaattccgaggtgggaattatttccttgtgtttggatcagaagtttaaatcaaaatcatgatttataccaacacagatacCAACACAGATCTCAGTGTTTCACCCGGTGTTTCAGTACCTTCGGATTTGTAGATACATTACGTTCGAACTTCTAAACTAAACCATAGCAACTTTTATCATGCATTAACACTTAGTATATTTAATCACAACTCAAGTGAAAATACGCACTTTGTTGCTTTTGCTATACAGCTCGTAATGGATTTTGATGTTGTTGTCAATTGTTCTGGTGTGAATTCATATCACTTGGTCAATGACAGGAAAGTAGTACCAATCAGAGGCCAGGCAATTAAAGTAAGTATCAAATACAGTAAatagccaaagaattaaggtaccagtgtgcagttatgttcaccccctgtatatcctaaagaccgatatgtcataattggaaccagcagccaacagctgcatcttttagctcgaatgtaAGACCTCATTCGAAGAAATAACGTCACAACGATCCAAAAAgcaaaggaagatgccaatttaaaagttgcagtttgctccattacatgccctattgatttgtaacaaaacgttcgcgaacaagaggactagcgccgtgctttcattgattagcacatgaaaactagcgtcgtgctttcattgattagaaacacgaaagtgcaacttttgatttcgtttctttattatcaccatttctttaattatatcaaccaatttcaacaaataaagtcCTAAaccagagctaaagagtacaggtatcggctgattgttttaattttgacatatttacttttatttaggatatacaagggtgaaAACAACTGGTACctttggcttactgtaaaaaCCACCCTCCATGTTTACATGTGTTCATTGTGTTGTTGACCTTTCTTGAAGAAATTTGAACAATTGTTTTACGTTTCAACCAAATAATTGAACAATCTTTGAAATTATGCTGCTTCACGGTCCCATTTGACTTCTGAGTTATGAACATCCATTCGGCCTACATTGATTACGCAACAACGTTAACCCTATTTTGATTTCGTTGAAATACTCAGTGAAATAAAAAACGATCGGAAGTGAGCGATTCGTGAACAATTACGATATCTAAACTTGGTCATCCAGCCTATACTATTTCCATTTTACGTTTGATTTAGGTTCGTGCACCTTGGCATAAAGTGATGGTGGCAGTTTTTCATGACAATTTTGTCACGCATTCAACACCAAAGTAAGTACTTTTTCGTCACTAATGATTGAGCTTACATAGAAAGTCAGCAATTATAAACACTTTTTTAGGTGTATTGCTTCATTTTGTACGAATTTCAATCATATTACGCCCGGATATTAGGCCTACGCCCAGATATTACGATACTTTTATTGTAATAACGATAGTTTTACGTAACACAAACCTGTCGTAAAGTTACAACGAGGGAAGCCGCACTGGTAACTTTAAGATGGAATACTCAGTAGTCAGTTGTAAGCAATACATTTCATCCATATTTATAACAGTCTTTCACGGCTTTTCCTCTTCCCCTCTTCATCACCTAACTCATAATGCTGACACATCCAGTCCAGGTGCGGTGTGTCTTTTTGTCTCACCTTGATAAGGCATGGTAGGAAACTACGATATCACTGTTGGGGGTATGTTGATTAATTTGTGTATGGCCCGGGGTGTATTGCTTGTAGGGGTGTGTGGCTGTATAGTGCCAAAATTGGtaaaaagttttggttaaagtttcgtGTAATGATGTCGTTCaaggtcacacactgaggtcaaaggtcatttgaggtcaacttataACTtttgctgaaaatgaaaaatctTTTCTCATATGAATAGCCCGGGGATGAATAGTTTAATTGAAACCAAACTTGGGCCACAGCTGCACTATAGGAACTTTCATGTAATGGCGGTGTTGAAGATCACATACAGGTCAAAGATCATTCGAGGTCAACTTGTAAActaggctgaaaatgaaaaatctTGTATCATATGAACTGTTCAAATCCAATTGCAACCAAATTTGGTCGCGAAAGCAGGTGAAACTAGTGGTTCGAAAACCACCTTGTATTGATTTGTTTCCTTGTTCAGATCGAACTACGTTATCCTGGGTGCAACGAAAGAAGCGGGTCGATGGGATTCAAATGTTTACTCTTCGGACAGAGTAGATATATTCGAACGTAATTGCAAGTTTGTGCCTAGTTTAAGggtaagggatcaaatcaaaactcgaccgctggttgcccgccggttccgggcggttccgtccggttggcagaggtcattggtatatgaatattcaagaatgcatgagtagcaaccgccggttggtttaagcacataaccggagagattataacaaaatgtcgatatgtttatttcgcgatcacaatagcgcatacttgaaatttcacggtcacaatagcCCATACTTGAATTTAAGTAGTACACGATGATCGATTGTTCTTAGTCGTGTATCTATCggcttgtcaccaaagcaaattaatttttgaaatgatttcttgtttatggttaaaattgcttgaatatatcaccattgtttagatcatttaatttcagttcagaacagtgtttcaatgatttctataggttaagtaatttagaagttctgaattattattttgtgaatcacaTAGGCCTGTGTTGGTGATGGACAATTATCATTTATAAATTACTATAGGGCGatttcacgaaaggtcattagttcaaatcttcctccagaagacatgatgctgcataaatcacaaaagaaatccccagttgaagtgatattgattgactctatttcggcaacaacaatTCTATGATCCCACCACCGAcacacccctaaacaggctaaaatcagtctttttgaataaaacaaacacactatctgtggtcatcttatgactcctacattttggttatcaacattttatgaccccccatttttctttccaagaatatatgaccccccccccgtaAATTTGGGACGCCTCCCCCTCTTcccaagaaaatgatagcccaaaatggggttgattttgggtctaaaatagaccaaagggaagattttgtcacaacatttctgtcgactgagcaggggaggggactgacttgccaccctgccccatggctaatctccattggtgctgatgaagggcgcGGTGCCGATGGGTGATGGGATTGACATATATTTTAtgcatcttgcaaaatcattagttcttttTGCACATCACCTCAACGAGCCTGGCCAACATAATTATAGGCCCAATATACCGGCCTAATATGGCCTATATTACGAATAGTGTAGTTTTGTATCCCCCTCTCTCTCATGTGATGCAAGAGACACATCTCCCTTTTCCACCTCTCCCCCATCCTCCCTCTTCCTCTCCCACTCTCTCTTGACCTTCTTTCTTCCCttctctcttcttttttctctctttccccctttctttcttgcttgctttctttttttctttgattctgttttgctttctttctttcgatTATAAACTAAGTTTATGAGAAATGTATTACCCTTGCGTTTTAAAACTGACATACAGAATTCCGAGATCGCGATTATTCCTTCGGAAATGaaactttaatataggccttgtCTAACCTGTcacgatgtaaaataattagaaatgaATAGACCAAGCCTCtgcttatattttatcaaaataaaattctaaaagtaggtacattgattgagaagaactccgggaaggaaaatcgattattcctattgtactaaatttgaaaagaaaccacttgaaatcactccactcactcactcgatgataccaaccggccatatgaaccagggtgtgacgactgacctcattactgtgtatattttagaaccggacggaaccgcccggaaccggcgggcaaccggcggttgagttttgatttcatccctaagtgtTTTCATCAGGATTGATGATACGTATTGCGCATGGTATACAACAAACACAATCTGTAAAAAGAAAAGTGGTAAAAATGGCCGAATATCATTAAGCTCAGTGGCTCAATTAGTAAAGGGTTGCATGACATCAGTATTTTAGGGGTCGCCAAGTCGGTACCAAGTAGTCGCTTGTAGTCGACAATTGACGACTATttggaggtcaaaatttgagtaAAAGCCCGAGGTTACTTTCACGCCCAAACTTCACAAATCAATATGTGTAGGCCTGAAAGGTATATGTTTAAGAATGACGACGCAGGATAAATTTTACAAAGACACGAATTATTCAAACAGACATAACAAAACCGCGCGTGGATCTTGATGGAAATGGACTGGGGGACTCACGGATTTGCCTCTCGCGCACTTGCATGGGTGTCAAACAATCAGTTGGCAAACTCTTTGTCTTATCatcattatttacgttttttgggaaaaatagaTCTAGTCGTCATTGGTCGAGTATCACCAAGTCATATTGGACAGTCGTGACTATCGCTAATGACAAAAAGATACATCGCAGTTGTTGAAAGTGGCATAACCAAATAAGGAAAGTCTATTATAGAAGGCATTGGATATGTGCCAAGAGAACAACCCAGTctcaaaggaggatttcgtgatcctagcatcctctttttatgacattttgccacgaaaaaagcttattcacaaaatttcagttgattccgatttcacaagttgcgtttgcgagttatgcatgattatgtgtattacactgctccatagaccactgttgtaatttcgttctggagctttctggtataccagaattaatctgcaagaaattatttttggtacataaacaatatgcagccagaggtttccagtggtataaaaatctcaacttcttttgaaaaagtgggggatgaggctgtggatcacgaaatgcccttttaattgtgaCTATATAGAGCCATTTGATATTAGAAGTTTTGTAGTAAAATTTGccgatatttttttttcattacggcAACAGAtatgcaattcaatgtttatagcaaggcgaatgtggtaaatctgttgaaaacaaccTATCCAATCACAATTTGTGaccaaaatataggttttaaaagtcaaaacttcaagtgttccttacaacatttttcaaattttatgtcattaaatgaaaagcacacttatattgtccatatattcATTTTGAATGAGCAaaggccaattctctttaaatttcaaatattgtgtaaaaaattactattttcgcctgtttgtATTACGGTTATAtaattgtaaattcaatgaactatgactttcctaaagagcgcttacaaattgaaatGTTGTTACAAAATCAGGATCATCATGAAATTATCTTACAGCTACTAATGTGATGTTTCTCCAGGCGAGTCAGTTAGTGAAACGATGGCTATGATGCTCCAAAATCGAAATTGTAGGCATAGgtctaaaagtaggcctactaaccAACTTCACCATCTTACCACCTGGCtcgaaatttgttaattttgaaatTACACTGGAATCAGAAAAActgcatgtgaaaattacataaaccaaacgaattttaaattaaattaaaatttaaaaatggtaaGCCTAAAAGTACCAGCAAGTCTACACCAGCTTATCACGTGTCTCAAAATTCATaactttgaaattaaatattggaatttgaacattattttacatattttacatatcGTAATGTTTGCAAGTGTTACAaacagcacgaatattttctgcaacaaTGCGTGTGAAAAGTATGTAAACCAAGCGaactttaaattaaattttagaaATTTATAGTAAGCCTTAAAGTACCAGCAAGTCTACCCCAGCTTATCACGTGTCTCAAAATTCATCattaactttgaaagtaaatattggaatttgaacattattttacttattttacaTATCGTAATGTGAAACTGCATGTGAAAAGTATGTCATAAACCAAGcgaattttaaattaaattttagaaATGGTAAGCCACGCGAGTACAAGCCAGTCTGCAACAGCTGTCTCAAAATTCATTAACTTTGACAgtatacttcggttatatttataaatgcgcttttttaaatacgcacgtgaccacctctacgctgccataacagctaatagacagtaagtctcgaagtgaccttctacatagggTGGTCGTCCTATAcatactgtgcagcaaaattgtcaattttgttcaactttgtgattatattgtaaacgtttccgtcgttgaatatttttccgtcgtcaaatactttctaaatgttgtttttgacaacattacaaatttggaatcacccttatgtaataattattttgctatacaattaatacttaaatttgatgatatttatctacatagttcctatccctttctgtatagtggtcattGTATGAGGATTTGGCCTCGCTtgtttgctggtcttggtattcCGTGCCCGtgtgtcacgtgcgtatttataaaagcgcatttataaatataaccgaaggaCACTGTTTGATAACATTCCCAGAACATGTGATAAATTGTTTCTTTAGTTTTACATTAATGACACTTTTCGTTCTCTTTAAGATTAACTAGCTTTAAAAAGCTATTTCTTGGAATAATTCGATGAAggattttatattatatatatcattCTTTCTTCAGTGGTGTGATTGGAAAAGATAATGTCCAAAAATATTCCCAATTTCGATTACCCAGATTATTTAACAAGCGATCATAATAATTCTGATAAGCAGGTTTTGTGGATTGTGACATGTTAAATTGTTTAGATACATCACGAGTTGTTTACTTCTTTACCTTTAGCGTAATGTTTGTTTCAATACTTTTAAGTTTTCCAATATCTGTTTCAGAGAGTTTCTCTAATTTCTCAAAACGTCTCCGTCTTAATTCGTGCACGGGAATCCACATTCCGACTCCAATATGCCTTAATATTGCAAACAGCTAAATAGCTACAACTGCCCAAATATGACCATTGTGCTACGCGTATATTACAAGAATAGCCATTGTAAAAATGACAATAAATTACTTTTCCCTCTGAGCTGATCGGAATGCAATTTCAAGTGAGCAAGGAGGTACATTCTGCAAACCGTCCTATTCAGTGCTATATTTGTACTTATGAGTAATAATGTTATATGAGACTttttaaacatgtataaataaacATCAACagttaaaaagaaaatataagtATTTCAACTTCACGGTATATCTAAGGGATTTTTTTCTTCCAGAATGCAGAGATCCTGAGTGATTTTGCAAGCGTAAGGCCAGGAAGGTCAAGTATTCGCGTCGAGAAAGAAATCATGAAGTTTGGTCCACACCGGATACCAGTACGTTGTTGTAGCGATTCAATTTAAAGCACAACATCcattttggtcctatagcactatcggtgcccgaagaagTACCGACCGGGAGTACCgatggctttttttttttcgtacccaTGGTACCATGAACATTTGTACAGCGCATTCGTCTTTCATCTAcatgacaaacaaaaaacactgtGCCACTCaggttaattattatgcttgttacgatttattacatctccagggagtgacGTTAAGAGTCGTCGGTACCAAACCGGGTatcgatagttctataggaccacaTTCGATATGGTGCCTAACATATTCACGACACTAAAAACAGTAATAAAGATGTTATGAACgggaaaatattaacaaaaatgaTAAAGAGCATGACATGTGTAGCTATGTGTTTGCTGAgatatgtttattaaatttacgGTTTTACAACGatatcctgat is a window from the Amphiura filiformis chromosome 12, Afil_fr2py, whole genome shotgun sequence genome containing:
- the LOC140166880 gene encoding uncharacterized protein, with the protein product MATAIDETGKDMNLKLNVRKTKLLVAEAVEKEYNITIDGEKVEQVDHFKYLGSVKTSNANCTADIKARIGMSKGSMIELQDLWNDRNLPTELKMKLIKILVWSVLLYGLEGWTMTKADENRVLAAEMWFWRRMLNISWKEKRTNRSILEELGMKRQLLGELVTVTRKLTYLGDILRGSGSALTLQIIEGKVEGRSWRGRQKKQWFDNIKEWTGMNLVQAKRLAQNRTAWKEIWRCSQMVANRQ
- the LOC140166339 gene encoding D-aspartate oxidase-like, translated to MDFDVVVNCSGVNSYHLVNDRKVVPIRGQAIKVRAPWHKVMVAVFHDNFVTHSTPKSNYVILGATKEAGRWDSNVYSSDRVDIFERNCKFVPSLRNAEILSDFASVRPGRSSIRVEKEIMKFGPHRIPVVHNYGHGGSGITFHWGCAQDAAKLVQQCLQDLSNLTSKL